One window of the Candidatus Chryseobacterium colombiense genome contains the following:
- a CDS encoding DUF5694 domain-containing protein, protein MKNLITTITIFAFSILLNAQKFEFKDKFDDAVPVLNVATFHMGETSDANSTEFDEHNLKNQNEVRKIAQMLAKFKPTIIIIEDLPKNDSIRNIDYLNYIKNPETKFKNPDERELLAYEVGRLSGAKKIYGIDYKENYNYGIGNSVSQKVDKKTTGDYWKLIDENEKINPETGVPFQQLFTLNNQPKYLESLININADILTYISSKGKSEGADEAAKFYHRNLVMFSNLNQIQVDKNDRIFILMGGTHTAFFMDFLKRSPKYKLDDIFHYLK, encoded by the coding sequence ATGAAAAACCTGATCACAACTATTACAATTTTCGCTTTTTCCATTTTGTTAAATGCACAGAAATTTGAATTTAAAGATAAATTCGACGATGCTGTTCCAGTCTTAAATGTAGCCACTTTTCATATGGGAGAAACTTCTGATGCAAACAGTACAGAATTTGATGAACATAATCTTAAAAATCAGAATGAGGTAAGGAAAATTGCTCAAATGCTGGCTAAATTTAAGCCTACCATTATCATCATAGAAGATCTTCCGAAGAACGACAGCATAAGAAACATTGATTATCTTAATTATATAAAAAATCCGGAGACAAAATTTAAAAACCCGGATGAAAGAGAGCTTTTGGCTTATGAAGTCGGAAGATTAAGCGGTGCAAAAAAGATTTATGGAATAGATTATAAAGAAAACTATAATTATGGAATTGGAAATTCGGTTTCGCAAAAAGTAGATAAAAAAACAACCGGAGATTACTGGAAATTAATTGATGAAAATGAGAAAATAAATCCAGAAACAGGAGTCCCTTTTCAACAATTATTTACACTGAATAATCAGCCCAAATATCTGGAAAGCTTAATCAATATTAATGCAGATATTCTTACGTATATTTCATCAAAAGGGAAATCTGAAGGAGCTGATGAAGCCGCAAAGTTTTATCATAGAAATCTGGTCATGTTTTCTAATTTAAATCAGATTCAGGTGGATAAAAACGACAGAATATTTATTTTGATGGGCGGAACCCATACTGCATTTTTTATGGATTTTCTTAAAAGAAGCCCAAAATATAAACTTGATGATATTTTTCATTATTTAAAATAG